The DNA region AGCGCCGGCAGCCGCTTCCCTAATCAAGCGCTCTCTATCCGATCGTCAAGACAACGTTCCCTTCCTGATCCTTGATATGCGTTTTTACGACTTGAATAACCATTCCTTTTAACGAAGAAAGCTTAACCGTCGCTGCCTTCGGCTGCATTTGCCCGGCGAGTTCGGCGACGGACGCCTCGTCCAGCCGCAGCACAACCTCATCTTCCCCGGCTTCGAATCCGGCCTGATCCCCCGGTTTCAGGACGACCTGGATTCCCTGGCCCACCAGAGTAAGATCCTTGCCCTTGAGGATCCGGCCCCGGATCAGCTTCCCGACAACCCCGGCCTGCTTCGCTCCAAGCGTAAGCGCAGCCGGCGTTTTGCCGAACAAGCGGTTTTTCCCCGGTTCCCAGGCGAGCTGATCGACAAACAAAAAGCCGGTGCTCGAGCCGTCCCGCTCCATTCCGTTTTGCACCGCTTCAGCAATCGCCGGAACCTCCAGCACGGAATCGCGCGATAAATCCGTGACGAGACCGGGCAGATGCCCCTCGCACGCCTTCAGCATCCCCCGCGTATTCCACGCCTGCATTGCCTCCAGCTCATCGCCCGTAATGCCGATCATTTGCAGAAACTCGACCTTCCCGTTCGGCGTATCGATCTCCGGAAGCTCCGGGTCCCAGGTAAAAGCCAGCGCGGTCAGCTTCGTATCGTCGCCGGCACAGATCGGACCGTTGGCATCCAAATAATCGCCTGCGCGGAACACATTTCCGCTTCTGAACACGTACCGCCCCATATTTTGCAGCAGATTCAGCGCCCAGGCCGGCGGCTCCTCCTCATCCTCCCCGCGCGTCAAGCGGAAGGTCAGCTCGAAGCCGTATCCACTGTACTCGGCATCCTCGGACTCCTTCCCGTACAGCTCGGAGAAACCGAAAGTGACAAAATGCCAATGCGGAACCGGCTTTTCCGCCTTATAGGCGCTGATCCCGTCCAGCGGGTCCGGACCTCCCAGCACATATTTAATCAGCGTGCCGTAATGCTTCGGCTCCTGATCCCCGTAAATCTGCTGCATTTGCGCCTCTATAGCGTCCCAGCCGGTCGTAACCACTTCTTCTTCGCTCATGTTCGATTCCTCCAAAAATAAACTCGATTCCTTGAACGTCATTATGTATAAAGCCAAAATCAAGAGGCAGGATTCCCCGTTTTCCGCAGACGAACCCCAAAGAAGGAAGGGATTTCCATAGCCCGCTGATGTATCAGTATAAAGCTATACGCTATGTATAATCAATGAAAGCAATCGTACGGAACAAGAATAGCTCCCTTTGGCCTATCCCCGTTTAGTTCGTGTTCCCTATGTAAAATTCGTATCAGGCAGTTCCAACGGCTTAAGCTTGTGAAAAACCATGTTTTAGGATTACATGATAAACCCTCCTCACTATTTCGGCCTATGCTTCTTTCTATCCCTTGTTGCTATTGTTCGCCCCTTCAGCCCGCTTGACCGTCCGGGGCCAATCCGTTCGGCTCGACCGGCTTGCTCAGCCAGTGCTCATCGGTTTGCACATGGTTTTGGCGCACGAACTTAGCGGCGGAACGTTTGAAGTCCTCATAGGCGAATGCCGAAGTCAGACGCACGACATATCCTTCCTGCTCGCCGCCGCAGCGCGACCGCTTCGTGTAGCACGCTTTGGCCGCCTCCTCGCTCCAGGGTCCGCGGTACAGGACAGGAACATGAGGAATGCCCAGCTTGGCCGCCCAAGCTTCGGTTTCATCCCAGGACAGGCAAATGTTGCGCTCGTTCCACACCGAAAAGAGCATGAAGTAGCCGGGCAAGGATGAATACGCCAGCGAATGTTTGGCGTACACGTTTTCCCCGCACAGCCGGTAACCGTCCGGGATCAGATAACGGATTCCCCCATGCAGCGTTTTGACGTAATGCCGGGAGGGATGGTCTTTGCTGTCCAGCGATCGGGCGTGCAGAAAATCCGCATACATCGTCGTATTTTCCCCGTCCATTTTCTCGGTGATAACCACTTCCCGGCCGGCAAAATGCGCGGTGCTCCGCAATATTTTATCGTCGTCCGTATAGCTTCTCGACCAGGGCAGGTGCAGCGTTTTCGGATATTTCATTCTCATGGAAATCCCCTTTCTCTTCTATTTGCCGTACGTGTCCGCTTCCGCGAAGAAATACAGCTCCGCCAGCAGGTGCCCGCCCAGCAAATGATAAATCCTGGACGCTCCACTATCCCCGCCGTGCAAAATCTCCATATGGAAGCTGACCATGTTTACGACGCGCAGAATAAAATCATCGTCATATCCCAGCTCCTTCAGCACATGGCAGGCGATCCCCGCCGATACATGCTCGTGGCCGTAATACGAATAATAGCCCCGGGCCGGCTTCCACACCTTGCAGAACGGTTTGCCCGCATCATGGAACAGCGCCGCAAGCTGCATTTGAAGCAGAAATTCCCCTTCATAAAAGGCGTTGATATATTCCAGCACGGCGTAAGTGTGTTCGGACAGCGTTTTGGAATGGTGCGGATTCTCCTGATCATAACCGAGCATCGCCGCGAAATAAGGAGAAGCGCGCAGATACCCGAACAGCTCGTCATGGTCCGGTTTGCTTGCCAGCAGCCGCTCCAGTCCGGCCCTGTCCAGCTTTACGTCCGCTGGCGTGTGGACGAGATGCAAACGTTCGAAGCCTTCGCCCAGAACGGGAAATTCAAAGTTTTTGGCATACTTCTCCAGCACCTTGTCTTCGATCTTGCGTTTTCTCGCCCGAATCCTTTCCCTGGCGATCTCGTAAGGAGTGGCGCAGATATGGCATTCTACGGGGACATCCTTGAATTTTTGCAGAAATTGCACCCGCCGGTCCCGGCCGATATTGGTCGCGTCGAACACGACATTTCTTCCCGCCGCCAACGCTTGTTCGACCTCCGCGTGGGCCTGCTGAAACACCAGGTACGTGTTTTTTTGCCTGGCTTCGCTGCCGAACAATCTCTCCCGGATGGAATCCGTGGCCACCAGTACGGCGCGGTGCCGCTTGCAACACTCCTTGGCATAATGGCTTTTGCCGCTGCCCGGAATGCCGGCCAGCATGTGTACGGTACTCATCGTCATCACCTCCTTTCAACATGTAATATGATGTATATGGCAAAAAGTTGCGGAATGTGTGCAAAATACGCCTATTTTCCCATAACAAAAAGGCGGATAAATGCTATAAACGCATTAATCCGCCGATAGGGAGCGAAGCCGTTTTATGCCCGGAACGCGCTACTGCACAAGCGACAGCCAGGCCCGCTGATTTCTCCAGTCGACCTGCACGGGGGTTTCGAATAAAGCCGACAACCGCTCGCCGTTAATCACCTCCGGGGTTCTTCCGGCGGCAAATATGCTGCCCCTGCGAAGCAGCAAGGTGTGCGTAAATTCAGGAAGTATCTCCTCCACATGATGCGTCACATACAAAAGCGTGGGCGCATCCTCCTGGTTCGCCAGTTTGGCGATCGCTTGCAGCAGCGATTCCCTGGACAAAATGTCCAGTCCGTTGCAGGCTTCGTCCAAAATAAGCAGCTCCGGCGAAGCCATCAGCGCTCTGGCGATCAGGAGCTTTTGTTTTTCGCCTTGCGAACAGGTTTGGTACCCGCGGTCGACGAGATGCCCGCAGCCGAGCGTTTCCATCAGGTGCACGGCTTTTTGAATATGCTCTTCCGCCGGCTTATCGAATAACCCGATCGATGCGTGCAGCCCGCTGATCACCAGATGCTGCGCTTTTTCGCCCGGGTGAATCCGTTCCTGAAAGGACGAGCTTACCCAGCCGATCCGTTTGCGCAGCTCCCGCAAATCGACCGCCCCGTATCTTTCCCCCAGCACGGAAATCTCTCCCTGCGTCGGCCAAAGATAGCCGGTGATCATATTCAGCAGCGTCGTTTTTCCCGAACCGTTCAATCCCAGGATCGCCCAATGCTCCCCTTTGCGGACCGTCCAGTTGATGTCTTTTAAAATGATTTTTTGCTCGCGTCTCCAAAGAACGTCTTTGATCTCAATCCGATTAGTCATAACCAGTTCCTCCTATGCATTTGGGGTAATCGATGCTTCGATCGCTGCCGGCTTCAGCCGTAACGCGGCATCCGTCGGAAGAAACGCGGCGAGCAGACCGATCAGCGGCAGGTAGGCGCAAATTTGAATGACGAACGTAATGCTCGTATGGTCGGCCAAAGCGCCGAGCACGACCGATCCCAAGCCGCCGAGGCCAAAAGCGAGGCCGAAAAACAGCCCCGAAACGGTGCCCACTTTCCCCGGCAGCAGCTCCTGCGCGTAAACGATAATCACGGAAAAGCCCGACAGCAAAATAAATCCGATAAAAAAGCATAACACCGCGGACCAGAACGGATTGGCGAAAGGAAGCAGCATCGAAAAAGGCGCCGTGCCCAAAATCGAGAACCAGATCATGTTGCGCCGGCCGAACCGGTCCGCCAGCGGCCCTCCGGCAAAGGTCCCCAGCGCTCCGGCGATCAGCAGCACAAACAGCAAAACTTGCGCTTGCCCCGTGGTTAGCCCGTGTTTTTCAATGAGGTAAAACGCATAAAAACCGGTCATGCTGGCCATGTATACGAATTTTGAAAACAGCAGCATAATCAGAATTCCGATGGCGTAAGCCACTTTCGCTGCGGGCAGCCGGTTTTCCCTTGGAAGCGTCTCTTTTTTCTTTACGGCTTGCCTCTGAAGATACCCCCGATACCAACGGGCAACGTAAATTTGCACGATAATCGCGGCCAGCGCGGCCAACGTAAACCATATGATCCCAAACTGCCCGAGCGGGACGAAAATCAAGGCCGTAAACACCGGAGCCAAGGCCTGACCGACGTTTCCCCCGGTTTGAAAGATGGATTGGGCCAACCCTTTGCGGGGTCCGGCCGCCAGATGAGCGACCCGGGAAGCTTCCGGATGAAGCACCGAAGAACCGACTCCAATAAGCACAACCGACAAAATGACCTGCCAAAAATCGGAGGCGAAGGCCAAAACAACCATCCCGAGCAAAGAAAACACGACGCCGGCGGGCAGCAAAAAAGGTTTCGGTTTCGCATCCGTGTATAACCCGATCAGCGGTTGAAACATGGAAGCCGTGATGTTCAAGGTAAAGGCGATCCAACCGATTTGCGTATAACTCAACTGCAGCGATTGTTGCAGAACCGGAAATATCGCGGGAATAACGGATTGAATCGAGTCGTTCAGCAGATGGACCAGGCTGACCGAAAATAATATGGAGTATACGGTGGCTTGCCATGTTAAAGATTTCATTGTACTCCTCCGATCATTAACATCTTATCATCAGATGTTTGAACACAAAAAAATTAGGTTACAGCTCGGCAATCGTGCCTTCCAGATTAAGGAGCGTCCACTTTACGGCAAGCTCCGGGTCCTGCTGCTTGATCGCCTCGTACAGCTGCTCGTGATAGTAAGAATGCGGATCATGCGAACCGTACTCCTTGTTTAATTTGCGCAAAGCGTCGGACAGCACCTCGGAAAAGGTGCGGAACAAATCGATAATCACGCCGTTTTTGCTAGCGAGCGCCACGGCCATGTGAAACTCGATATCGGATTTGGCGTAGAGCTCCCGGTCGTTTTGCTGCAGGGCCAAGCCGCGCTCGTCCAAATGTTTGCGCATATTTTGCAGATCCTCTTCGTCGCGGCGGAGAGCGGCCAACCGGGAAATCTCCAGCTCCAGCATCTTCCTTGCCTCGTACACCTCCATGAGCTCCGCGCGATGCAGGCGCTGCACAAGGGGCTCCTGGATAACCGGACTGGCCTTGAGATAAGTCCCGAACCCTTGTTTCTTCTCCAGCAGTCCGGCGTGCACCAGGACGCGGATCGCTTCCCGGATCGTGGACCGCCCTACCCCGAACATCTCCATCAGCTCCGGCTCTGTCGGAATTTTATCTCCGGGCCGGATATCCCCCGTCGAAATTTTAAGCTGCAATTGATTGACGACATCATCCACAAGCTTGTGATGGCTTATCGTCTTAAACGAAAATTTATCATTCATCTGATCATCTCCTGTTTATGAAGTTTATCACATGGGTAAACATCGCACAACAAAAAATTCCAGACTTATGGACGAAGCAATCCTTTGGCCGCTTCCGCCCAGAATTGTCCCGGCGTTTGTCCCGTCCATTTTTTAAAGGCGCTGTGAAACGCGCTTGGTTCCGAATAGTGAAGCAGGTAGGCGATCCCGCTGATCGAGTATTCGTTTTGGTGCAAATGGGCCTCGGCCATCTCCATGGGTACGCCGGCGGACAAATCGTTGTAGGATGTGGCTCATGCGGACGATGAGATGGTACCGGCATCGAAAGAAGCTGCCCGGCAAAAATGCTGAAAGTCCAATCCTTTGCGGGCCATCGCTTTCATGATCGGATACAGAATAGAAATCGCAAACCCCTCAGTTTCCATACAACAGCCGCCCCTCTTTTTGCGTAAATCCTCAACAATTGTTCGTTTTTCATCATTCAACCGGCTCCCCGGCTGCTGTATGCTGAAAATAAGTTCTTAATCAAGATAATATCACACATATCGCATCCCATCGTTAGGAGGTACCAACGTTGAATGTTCTTGTCATTACGGGGCATCCCGACCCGCAAAGTTTTTGCTCCGCCTTGTCCCATGCCTACATGGAAGCCGCCGCCTCGGAAAAAGGCGCAAACGTCCGGGAACTTGATTTAAGCCGCATGTCATTTGAGCCAAACTTAAAATACGGATACCGGAAAAGAATGGAGCTGGAAGAGGATCTGCTCAAAGCGCAGGAGTTGATTCGCTGGGCGGATCATCTCGTCTTCGTTTACCCGATCTGGTGGGGGACGATGCCGGCCGTGCTTAAGGGATTTTTCGATCGCGTGTTTTTGCCCGGCTTCGCTTATAAGTACCGCGACAATTCCCCGCTTTGGGATAAGCTGCTGAAGGGGAAAACCGCGCATTTGCTCGTCACTATGGACACCCCGCCCTGGTACAACCGGTGGATATACAGGCGGGCTGGGCATCGAGTGATGAAGCGCAATATTTTAGGCTTCTGCGGCATCAAAACGGTGCGCATTACGGAATTCAGTCCGGTGTCATCCTCGACGGAAGCCATGCGCGCCAAGTGGCTCGAGAAATCAAGGAAGCTTGGAGCATCGCTTGCTTGAACTCTTAACAGGGGCCGTTGATCCAAGCTTAGCCTCATGGAACAGAAATGAGTATAATGGTGAAGAAGCCTATTATATTCATGGTGAGCTGTTCGATAGAGGAGTTATATTATGATAAAAACGATTTCTGATATCTCCCGCATGGCGGGCGTGGCCAAAAGCACGGTTTCCCGTTATTTGAACGGCGGACCGGTCAGCGAGAAGACGCGGCGGAAAATTGAGCATATCATCAAAGAGCAAAATTATGTCCCCAACACCTTTGCCCAAAGCCTGAAAGCAAAGAAAACCAATTTTATCGGCACGGTGGTTCCGCGCCTCGATTCCTTTGCCACTTCGCAAACCTTGATCGGGATCGATGAAGCACTGCGGAGCAATCATTACCAAATGCTGATTTCGAATACGAGTCAGGACATGGACCGGGAAATTGAAGCGATCTATGATTTTGCCCGGCAAAAAATCTCGGGTATTATCCTGTTGGCCGCTCAAGTCACGGAAGCCCATTTAACGGCGATCAAGCAGATCGACATCCCCGTAATTCTGGTAGGGCAGAAAAATGATCAAATTCACAGCCTGATTCACGATGACAAACAGGCCGGGCGGCTGATGGGGCGGCATGTCTTAAGCAAGGGCCACCGGAAGATCGTCTATTTGGGAGTTACCGAAAAAGATGAGGCTGTCGGCATACGCAGAAAGGAAGGCATTGAAGAAGCTTTGGCCGCCTGTCCGGACTGTGAGGCAAGCTACCTGGAGACGAGCTTTAAAATGTCCGACGCCGTGCTTACGGCCTCCCGGCTGCTCGAAGAGACGCGGCCTTCCATCATCGTGTGCGCCACCGACAATATCGCGCTTGGCGTAATTAAAGCGGCCCATTTAAAGGGGATTCGGATTCCCGAAGAATTGTCGGTTACCGGCTTTGGCGGATACGATATCACGGAAATCATCCACCCTGCCCTGACGACGGTGAAATACCACTATTATGAGGCGGGGAAAAAAGCGGCCGACAACATCATCCAGCTTGTGAATGAGAAACCGGTGGACAAGCTGACCTTGATGGACGTTGAGCTCATCGAGCGGGAGAGCGTTGACAATTTATTATCCAATCCGTTATTATAGTCTCACAGGAACCGGTTCCATCTTGAAAAAGGTGGGCCGGATAAATTTTGGCATCAACTGGAACCGGTTCCGATATATTTTTTCATTGATCTGGAACCAGTTCCGGACCGGTTGATCCCAAGTCAGAATGGAGTACAGCAATGAAGATGACGAGAGAAGAAAAATACCGGCTGATTGCTCAGGCGAAACCCGGCGAATTGGCGGAACTCCGGCATAAAGTCAATCGCTGCGTCTGGCGGCAAAGCTACCACATCCAACCCCCGACAGGGTTGCTCAACGATCCGAACGGCTTTTCATACTATCAAGGCGAATATCACCTGTTCTATCAATGGTTCCCTCTCGGGACCGATCACGGGATGAAATATTGGTACCATACCAAGTCCGCCGATCTGGCCGCCTGGGACAGCGCGGGAATCGGCATTGAACCCGGGGGCCCTTACGATTCGCACGGCGCCTATTCGGGCAGCGCCATTGAAAAGGACGGCCGGTTGTATTTGCTGTATACGGGAAATACGCGGGATGAAACGTGGAACAGGCATCCTTACCAATGTTTGGCCTGGATGAATGAAAGCGGTTTAATCTCCAAGCTTGAACAGCCGGTGATCTCCTCGGTTCCTCCCGGGTATACGGACCATTTCCGGGATCCGAAGGTTTGGAAATCGGGGGACGATTACTACTGCGTTTTCGGCGCCCAAAGAGAAGGCCGTACGGGAGCCGCGGTCTTGTACCGGTCCAAAGATCTGCTCCATTGGGAGTTTAAAGGAGAGATCAAAACCCGGCTGCCTCGTTTCGGATACATGTGGGAATGCCCGGACTATTTTGAATTGGATGATTCGGGAGTTTTGCTGTTTTGCCCCCAAGGCCTGGAAGCCGCTGGGGACAGATTCAACAACATCTACCAGACGGGTTATGTGATCGGAAAACCGCTGGATCCGTTAACCCTGGAATTCGATCACGGACCGTTTGAGGAGTTGGACCGGGGGTTTGATTTTTACGCGGCGCAGACGATGCAAGCTCCCGATGGGCGGCGCCTCCTGGTCGGCTGGATGGGGCTGCCGGACGTGGATTACCCGACGGACGCAAACGGCTGGTCAGGCTGCTTGACGCTTCCCCGCCAACTCACGCTGCGGGACGGGAAGCTGATCCAGCAGCCGGTGCCGGAGCTCGCCAAGCTTAGAAAAGCGATGCGCAGCGCCGAAGTTGCCCTAAACAACGAGACAAAACGCCTCGACGGTTTCGAAGGCATCTCCTACGAACTGATCTGTGAAGTTGCAATTGGCGATGCCGAAGCGGTTGGACTCGAGTTTCGCGCCGGCGGCCGGGAGAAGACGGTTCTGAAATACGACGGAGCCGCGAATCAAATCATCCTCGACCGCTCCTTATCGGGCAAGGCCCTGGACGAGATCAACGGAAATATCCGCCGCTGCCGCTGCCGCATGGCCGCGGGCAAGCTCAAATTTCATCTTTTCGTGGACGCGTCCTCGGTTGAAATTTTTGTCAATGATGGTGAGGAAGTGTTTACAAGCCGCATCTTCCCGGATCCCGGAAGTACGGAAATACGCTTGTTTTCTTACGATGGAAGCGCGGAATTCCGTGTCCTCAAATGGGATATATAATTTTTGGAAAAGGGGACGAAAGCAATGTCGGAAAATCAGCAGATTGCTAAAGAAGTGATCCAAGCGGTCGGCGGCAAGGAAAACATCGCCTCTATCGCCCATTGCGCGACACGTTTGCGGATCATGGTGCTGGATAAGGACAAAATCAAGCAACAGCAAGTCGAAAATATCGATAAAGTCAAAGGCGCGTTCTTCAACTCCGGGCAATATCAAATTATTTTCGGGACAGGAACGGTCAATCGAATCTTTGAAGAAGTCGAAAAGCTTGGCATTGAGAGCACCTCGAAAGAGAATCTGAAAGCCCAGGGAAAAAAACAGGGCAGTCTATTCCAGCGCGCGATCCGCACCTTCGGCGACGTATTTGTTCCGATCATTCCCGTGCTGGTAGCAACCGGGCTGTTCATGGGCCTGCGCGGTTTGCTGACCCAGGAGTTGATCCTTGCTTGGTTCGGGGCGGCTCCTGAGGATATATCGCCTAACTTCCTGTTATTTACGCAAGTGCTTACGGACACGGCCTTTGCCTTCCTCCCGGCCCTTGTGGCCTGGTCCGCGTTCAGAGTTTTCGGCGGGAGTCCGGTGCTGGGGATCGTGCTTGGCCTCATGCTGGTCAATCCGGCGCTTCCCAACGCCTACAGCGTGGCGGACGGTTCCGCCCACCCGCTGGTCATGTTCGGCTTTATTCCGATTGTAGGTTATCAGGGTTCCGTATTGCCGGCGTTTTTTGTCGGCTTGCTGGGAGCAAAGCTGGAGAAGTTTTTGCGCAGACGCATTCCGGAAGCGTTGGATTTGATTTTAACGCCGTTTATTACCTTGTTGATCATGATTTCGCTGGGATTGTTCGTGATCGGACCGGTGTTCCATTCCCTGGAGTTGTGGGTGCTTCATGGAACGGTGAGCGTGCTTAACCTGCCGTTTGGCGCCGCCGGTCTCGTGATAGGCTTCCTGCACCAAATTATTGTCGTTTCGGGCGTTCATCATATTTTCAATTTCCTGGAAATTCAGCTTCTCGAACAGAGCGGCAGCAATCCTTTTAACGCCATTATTACCACGGCGATGGCCGCCCAAGGAGCGGCGTGCCTGGCCGTAGGCTTGAAGACGAAAAACATGAAGCTCAAGGCGCTCGCCCTGCCGTCCTCGCTGTCGGCTTTCCTGGGGATTACCGAACCCGCCATTTTCGGCGTTAATTTAAGATATATGAAGCCGTTTATTATGGGGCTGATCGGCGGAGCGGTCGGCGGTTTCCTGGCCTCGTTCTTCCATTTGGCCGGAACGGGCATGTCGATTACGGTCATCCCGGGCACGCTTCTGTACCTGAACAGTCAGCTTCCGATGTACATTTTGTCCAACGTAGCGGCGATGGCCGTCGCCTTCGCATTAACGTGGCTCTTTGGTTACAAAAACGAAGCGGTCAAAGAAGAAGGCGGGTCCGCAGCTTCTCAAGCCGCGGCGGAAGCGCCGGCCGCCAAGCCGGCCCCAGCTATTGATAAGCTGGAGATCCCCTCCCCCATCACGGGCAAGGCCGTATCCATCACGCAGGTCCCGGACCCGGCATTTGCGGAAAAGCATATGGGGGAAGGCATCGCCATCGAGCCGACGGAGGGCAAAGCGTTCGCTCCGTTTGACGGAACCGTGGCCCATGTGATGGATAAAAGCAAGCATTCGGTTATTCTTGAACATGAGAGCGGCGTGCAACTGTTGATCCATATCGGCATCAATACGGTAGGATTAAAAGGAACCGGGTTTACGGCCCATGTGAACACGGGGGACAAAGTAACCAAAGGGCAGCTTCTCATCGAGTTTGACATGGATGTAATCAGAGAAGCGGAACTTCCCGTGGTTACCCCCGTGCTCATCCCTTCCGGGCTCGATTCCGTCGAACAGGTTATTCCTTCCGGGGAAAGAAACGTAACGGCGGTTCAGGATCATGTAATGACGGTAAATTTGAAAAAATAAATGTTATTCGTATTTCGGGGCGGCAAGCGGTTATAACTGCTTATCGCCCTTGTTATTTTCAATCACGCCCGCAAGCAGCGCCAGCACCAGCCCTTGGCCCCAGCCTTGGGCCCATTTCTTGTCCACGCCGAGATAGCCTTCAATGTCCTTCATGACCGCGGTGCCGCCCGAAACGCCCTGCACCCGCCCGTTGGCGGCGATATTGGCCAAAATCCCGTCCAGCGCTCGCTGTACATATTTGCCATGCAGCGGATTGCCTTGCACCACCATCGCCGCCGCGATGCCCGCCGTCGCCGATACCTCGCCGTACGATTCCGGGTGGTCGAGCACGGTGCCCCAAAGGCCATCCTCACGCTGCAGCTTTTTGATGGCGGCGAGCTGATCGCGCAAGGAGCTTCCGATATGCATAAAAGGCGGATACAAATAAGCTTCCGACAGCACCTTTCCCACCCGGGACATCGTATAAGCGGCCCAAGCGTTGGCGCGCGCCCAGTAAATGCCGGACATGTGATCTTGGCTGATGTTGTTGTAGCCGTGGTACCAGAGTCCGGTGTCCTCGTCCTGCAGATAGTTGATATGCCAATAAAACTGGTGCAGCGCATCATCGATAAGCGCCTTCTCGCCCAGCTTCACGCCGGCGCACAGCATAAAATACGCCGCCATAAACAAGGTGTCCGCCCAGCACTGCTCGGGGAAATCGTTATTCGCCGAAACCGTATGCTGGAGCACCCTGTCCCCAAAGCGCAGCGCCTTGTTCTGCAGATAATCCGCCTTGCTCAAAATCAGTTCAAGATATTTCCGGTCCTCCGTTTGCTCATACAGCGTTAGCAGCATGTGGCCCATCGCGCACGTGTTTACCGTCCACACCGGAAGTCCGGCCTCGATGTACTCATCGCACCACTCGGCCATCCGCTCCAGATAGGCCTGCTCCCCGGTGGCTTCGAACGCCCGGCTGATCCCGTAATAAGCGACGCCGCACGGCCAGTCCCAAGTCAAATCCATGCCGAAGGTGTATTCCGCCACGCGCCCGATGATTTGCATCAGCTCGGACGGGTCTGCATTCAATTTCATCGTTCCATCCTCCATAACCGGAGCCCTGCAGGACCTTGCAAGGCTCCGAAATAAGTTTTAATGAATCGTACGCACAAATCTGAAAACGGTTGCAATCAAATGCTAATGAGCCGGCTTTTATTTAAATTTCCCCGCATCGATCGCCGCCTGCTTTTCGTCCAAAATTTCTTGATACCCGGCGTCAAGATACGTTTTCTTGGCCGCCTCGTAGGTGGCGTCGAACTCGGCTTCGGGCGCGATGGCAATCTTCACGTACAGCTCCTGGAAAAGCGAATTGAGATCGGCCTTGTATTCGTTCACCTTCTCCAGTACGACGCTATAGAGAGCGTCCGGCGTGCGGAATTCCGCATACTTGTCGTAATAGGCCA from Paenibacillus macerans includes:
- a CDS encoding glycoside hydrolase family 88/105 protein is translated as MKLNADPSELMQIIGRVAEYTFGMDLTWDWPCGVAYYGISRAFEATGEQAYLERMAEWCDEYIEAGLPVWTVNTCAMGHMLLTLYEQTEDRKYLELILSKADYLQNKALRFGDRVLQHTVSANNDFPEQCWADTLFMAAYFMLCAGVKLGEKALIDDALHQFYWHINYLQDEDTGLWYHGYNNISQDHMSGIYWARANAWAAYTMSRVGKVLSEAYLYPPFMHIGSSLRDQLAAIKKLQREDGLWGTVLDHPESYGEVSATAGIAAAMVVQGNPLHGKYVQRALDGILANIAANGRVQGVSGGTAVMKDIEGYLGVDKKWAQGWGQGLVLALLAGVIENNKGDKQL
- a CDS encoding sucrose-specific PTS transporter subunit IIBC, which produces MSENQQIAKEVIQAVGGKENIASIAHCATRLRIMVLDKDKIKQQQVENIDKVKGAFFNSGQYQIIFGTGTVNRIFEEVEKLGIESTSKENLKAQGKKQGSLFQRAIRTFGDVFVPIIPVLVATGLFMGLRGLLTQELILAWFGAAPEDISPNFLLFTQVLTDTAFAFLPALVAWSAFRVFGGSPVLGIVLGLMLVNPALPNAYSVADGSAHPLVMFGFIPIVGYQGSVLPAFFVGLLGAKLEKFLRRRIPEALDLILTPFITLLIMISLGLFVIGPVFHSLELWVLHGTVSVLNLPFGAAGLVIGFLHQIIVVSGVHHIFNFLEIQLLEQSGSNPFNAIITTAMAAQGAACLAVGLKTKNMKLKALALPSSLSAFLGITEPAIFGVNLRYMKPFIMGLIGGAVGGFLASFFHLAGTGMSITVIPGTLLYLNSQLPMYILSNVAAMAVAFALTWLFGYKNEAVKEEGGSAASQAAAEAPAAKPAPAIDKLEIPSPITGKAVSITQVPDPAFAEKHMGEGIAIEPTEGKAFAPFDGTVAHVMDKSKHSVILEHESGVQLLIHIGINTVGLKGTGFTAHVNTGDKVTKGQLLIEFDMDVIREAELPVVTPVLIPSGLDSVEQVIPSGERNVTAVQDHVMTVNLKK
- a CDS encoding LacI family DNA-binding transcriptional regulator; protein product: MIKTISDISRMAGVAKSTVSRYLNGGPVSEKTRRKIEHIIKEQNYVPNTFAQSLKAKKTNFIGTVVPRLDSFATSQTLIGIDEALRSNHYQMLISNTSQDMDREIEAIYDFARQKISGIILLAAQVTEAHLTAIKQIDIPVILVGQKNDQIHSLIHDDKQAGRLMGRHVLSKGHRKIVYLGVTEKDEAVGIRRKEGIEEALAACPDCEASYLETSFKMSDAVLTASRLLEETRPSIIVCATDNIALGVIKAAHLKGIRIPEELSVTGFGGYDITEIIHPALTTVKYHYYEAGKKAADNIIQLVNEKPVDKLTLMDVELIERESVDNLLSNPLL
- a CDS encoding glycoside hydrolase family 32 protein, giving the protein MKMTREEKYRLIAQAKPGELAELRHKVNRCVWRQSYHIQPPTGLLNDPNGFSYYQGEYHLFYQWFPLGTDHGMKYWYHTKSADLAAWDSAGIGIEPGGPYDSHGAYSGSAIEKDGRLYLLYTGNTRDETWNRHPYQCLAWMNESGLISKLEQPVISSVPPGYTDHFRDPKVWKSGDDYYCVFGAQREGRTGAAVLYRSKDLLHWEFKGEIKTRLPRFGYMWECPDYFELDDSGVLLFCPQGLEAAGDRFNNIYQTGYVIGKPLDPLTLEFDHGPFEELDRGFDFYAAQTMQAPDGRRLLVGWMGLPDVDYPTDANGWSGCLTLPRQLTLRDGKLIQQPVPELAKLRKAMRSAEVALNNETKRLDGFEGISYELICEVAIGDAEAVGLEFRAGGREKTVLKYDGAANQIILDRSLSGKALDEINGNIRRCRCRMAAGKLKFHLFVDASSVEIFVNDGEEVFTSRIFPDPGSTEIRLFSYDGSAEFRVLKWDI